Below is a genomic region from Rhodospirillales bacterium.
GGGGCCGAGACTCAGAATCGCGACCGTAGAACCTTCGCGCACGATCCGGCCTTTACCGATTGGGAGCACCGTACCCCGTTCCGGCAATGTGACGCCGACGCCCTCGCCGCGCGGATAGCGCACGGCGGAGGGTCGATCGTCGATGGCGACGGCGGTCGCGACCATGTGCATCAGTTCCGCCTCGTCGGCGGGCGCCATCACCACGAATCCCGGCAGGCAGCAGAGATACGCGAGGTCGAAGGCGCCGGCGTGGGTCGAACCGTCGGCGCCGACGTAGCCGGCGCGGTCGAGGGCAAAACGAACCGGCAGCCCTTGAATCGCGACGTCGTGCACCACTTGGTCGTAGGCCCGCTGGAGGAATGTGGAATAGATCACTGCAAACGGCTTGAAGCCTTCCGCCGCCAGACCGGCGGCGAAGGTAACGCCATGTTGTTCGGCGATGCCGACGTCATATGTGCGCTTCGGGAACGCTTCGCCGAACTTGTCGAGGCCGGTGCCCGACGGCATCGCTGCGGTGATGGCGACGATTTTATCGTCGACTTTCGCTTCCTCGATGAGCGCCTTGGCGAACACGTTGGTGTAGCTCGGCGCATTGCTCTTCGCCTTGACCTGGACGCCGGTGATAACATCGAACTTCGTGACGCCGTGGTACTTGTCGGGCGACTTCTCGGCGGGCGTGTAGCCATGGCCCTTTTGTGTCACGACGTGAAGCAGGATCGGCCCCGGCTCCTTGTCGTCGCGCAAGTTCTTCAGAACCGGCAACAGATGATCGAGGTTGTGTCCGTCGATCGGCCCGACGTAATAAAAGCCGAGTTCCTCAAACAGCGTGCCGCCGGTAACCATGCCGCGAGCGTATTCCTCGGCCTTGCGCGCGGCTTCCTTGAGTGGGCGGGGGAACTTGGCGGCGACGTCCTTGGCGAAGTGACGGACCGAACGATAAGGCTTGGACGAGATCAGGCGCGACAGGTATGCGCTCATGGCGCCGACGGGCGGTGCGATCGACATGTCGTTGTCGTTGAGCACCACAATCAATCGCTCGTCCATGGCGCCGGCGTTGTTCATCGCCTCGTAGGCCATGCCCGCGCTCATGGCGCCGTCGCCGATGACGCAGATGATGTGGTTGTCGCCACCCTTGAGGTCGCGTGCCACCGCCATGCCGAGGCCAGCTGAGATCGAGGTCGAGCTGTGCGCGGCGCCGAACGGGTCATACTCGCTTTCGGAGCGCTTGGTGAAGCCGGAGAGCCCGCCGCCCTGGCGCAGGGTATGCATGCGCGAGCGTCGGCCGGTGAGAATTTTGTGCGGGTAGCACTGGTGACCGACGTCCCAGATCAGCCGGTCGCGGGGTGTGTCGAACACGTGATGCAACGCGACGGTCAGTTCGACTACGCCGAGGCTAGCGCCGAGATGGCCGCCGGTGATGGACACCGACCGCACCGTATCGCGCCGTAATTCGTCGGCGAGCTGCTTCAACTGCTCGACGGTGAATCCGCGGATATCGGCCGGATCGTTGACGGTGTCGAGCAGCGGGGTCCCGCTGGGGTTGGGCTGTCCGCTCACGGTTATGGTTCCCTTAAACTCAGATCTTTTTTCGGGCCGAAACCCGTGGCGTCCCGCTCAGGCCCGCCGGTTGACCACGAAACGGGCCAATTCGCGGAGATAATCGGCTTTTTCGTCGAACATTTCAAGGTGCCGGCCGGCCTGTTCGGCCAGCATCTGGGCCTGGGCCTTGGCCCGTTCGATCCCGAGCAGCGAAACGAAAGTCGCCTTGCCGGCCGCGGCGTCTTTGCCGGTTTTCTTGCCGACTTCGGCCGCTGTGCCCTCGACATCGAGCAGGTCGTCGGCGATCTGGAAGGCGAGTCCGAGGTCATGAGCATAGGCCCGAAGCGCGTGGCGCGCGGGCTCGGCCGCCTTGCCGAGGATCGCTCCGGCCTCGCACGCGAACGCAATCAGAGCACCTGTCTTCATCCGTTGCAGGCGGGTGATCTCGGGCATGTCGAGACGCTCGTTTTCGGCCAACAGGTCGAGCATCTGCCCCCCGACCATCCCCTCGGCGCCCGAGGCCTTGGCGAGCGCCAGCACCAGTTGGCTGCGCACCTGCGGATCGGGATGAGTCGGCACGTCGGCCAGCACTTCGAAAGCCCGCGTCAGGAGCGCGTCTCCGGCCAGGATCGCAGTCGCCTCGTCGAAGCGGACATGGCACGTCGGTTGCCCGCGACGAAGATCGTCGTCGTCCATCGCCGGCAGGTCGTCGTGCACCAGGGAATAGCAGTGCACCATTTCGACCGCGGCCGCGGCGCGCAGCGCGCAGCTTTCGGCAACCGCGAACAGTCGCGCGCCGGCGGTGACCATGAAAGGACGGATGCGTTTGCCGCCGCCGAGGGAGGAATAACGCATCGCTTCCATCAAGCGCGACTCGCGCCCGCCACCGACCTTGAGCAGACGGTCGAGCGTTTCGCTGACGGCGCGGGCGCTTTCGGCCATCGCTTTTTGCAGATCGGCCATGGTCCGTCAGTCCGCTTCGACCGGCTTCGTCGTCGGCGTGCCGTCGGATGCCAGCACGATCTTGTCGATCCGCGCGCGCGCTTCCTTGAGTTTTTTTTCGCAATGGCTCTTGAGTGCCGCGCCGCGCTCATAGGCCTTGATCGAAGCGTCGAGACCGCCCTTTCCTTCCTCGAGTTGGCGGACGATTTTTTCCAGTTCGGCCAGCGCGTCCTCGAAACTGAGGGTGGAAACCTCGACGGACGGGGATTTGGTCATGAAAACTCCCAAAGGCGCGGCAGTCTAGCCGCGCGAACATGCCCCCCGCAAGGCTATGCGCCCATCATTTCCCGCACATGCGCGGCGCTCGATTCGGCCAGGGCCTCGAGGTCGTAGCCGCCCTCAAGGCAGGATATCACGCGGCCCTTGGCGCTGGCTTCGGCAATGGCTAGCAGTTCCTCGGTGACCCAGGCGTAATCATCGGCGCCGAGGCGCATCTGGGCGAGCGGATCGCGCGCGTGCGCGTCGAACCCGGCCGATATGATCAAGAATTCGGGCGCAAAGCGTCTGAGCGCGGGCAAAATCGTCCGCCGATACCCCTCGCGGAATTCCGCCGACCCCGCACCTGGCGGCAACGGCAGGTTCGAAACGTTGTCGGCGACTCCGATTTCGTCCGTATGGCCGGTTCCGGGATACGCTGGCCACTGATGGCTGGATCCGTAAAACAGATCGGCGTCGCGCTCGAACGAATGCTGGGTGCCGTTGCCGTGATGGACGTCGAAATCGATCACCGCCACCCGCTTGAGGCCGTGCACCGCGCGCGCCTGGAGCGCGGCGACAGCTACGTTGTTGAACAGGCAAAAACCCATCGCTTGGCCGCTTTCGGCATGATGACCCGGTGGTCGGACCGCGCAGAAGGCGTTCTTGGCTTCGCCCCTCATTACCGCGTCCACCGCCGCGCACGCCGCGCCGGCCGCGCGGAGGGCCGCCTCGCCCGAAGCCGGCGACATGACCGTGTCCGGATCGAGATGCAGGTGTCCTCGCTTCGGGACGCTCGCCAGAATCTGCTCGACATAATCGCGGTCATGGACACGCTCGATCTGTTCGCGCATGGCCTTGGGCGCCTCGCGCCAAACTAGCGTCTCAAACCCTTCTTCCTTGAGGGCAGCCAACACCGCACGCAGACGGTCGGGACGTTCCGGGTGATAGTCGCCAGGGTCATGCTCGATACAGGCCGGATGGGTAAACACAATCGTGGTCATGCGGAGGCCTGTCTTGGTCTGTGAAACATGGGTATAATCTCAAAAACTCCTTGAAAATAAAAGGGTTTTAAGATTCCCGATCCATCCGATGTTAATGAATTCAGCCCCATTTTCGCCATAATCGTATCTCACCTTCAATGCGTTTGGAATGTTCCAACACTCTAACCTACTCGGAGAGACCCACCTATGAAGAAGCTGATCTCGGCCCTCGTGGCCCTGACCTTCGTTCTCGGCGCCGTGGCCGTGACCTACTATCCGGTCGACGTCCAGGCCCAAGAGAAGAAGAAGGATGACGGCAAGAAGAAGGATGAAAAGAAGAAGTAACTCTTCTTCCTTTTTCGACTTTCGCACAGGCCGTGGACGCTGTCCGCGGCCTGTCGCTTTTATATTTATAGGGTGGAACCGGTTTATTCGTCGGAAGTTATCGCTCGACGTGAGAACAAGTAAACTTATTGTGATCATATCGAAGCGCGCGCTTAGTCCTGCGACTTACGGACCTAATGCCGTGAAATTATTTGGAAAATAAAAAACGCCCCCTTCTCGGCTCATCCGCATTAACGAATTTATCCTCTTTTTCGCCATAATTCCCACTAAACTTAGGCACTGTTTGGAATGTTCCAACGCTCTAACCCACTCGGAGAGACCCACCTATGAAGAAGCTGATCTCGGCCCTCGTGGCCCTGACGTTCGTTCTCGGCGCCGTGGCCGTGACCTACTACCCGACCGACGTTGCCGCCGCCGCCCACGAAAAGAAGAAGGACGAAAAGAAGAAGAAAGACGAAAAGAAGAAGTAATTCTTCTTCCCTTTCCGACTTTCGCGCAGGCCGCGGGCTCCGCCCGCGGCCTGTCGCTTTTCGAGGCCGAGTCAACGAAGGAGAAACGCCGTAATCGCGTCGCTCGTGCCATAATGTCGACCGCAATCACGCCACAATGACGACCTATGTTTTTCCTCAAGGCAGACAACGACTGCCGATCACCAACCTCGACGGAGAAAGATCCCATGAATCGCATTCTCGCCGCCGCCACCGCGCTCTCCCTGATCGTCGGAGCCGGCGGCTTCGTCGCCCCGGTCGCGCACGCGCAGGCGACCCCCGCCACCCCGGCCCAGAAAGCCGAACCGGCGAAGAAAGCGGAACCGGCAAAGAAAAAGTCCGACGCCAAAAAGTCCGAAAAGGCGAAGGAAAAAGCGAAGTCTGGTTACGGCAAGGCCGAGCCCAAGAAATAATTGGGTAACGTCTCGACCAGCGGGCCGCGGGAAAACGCTTCCCGCGGCCTCGTCTTTCAGCGGGGGATGGTCGATTTTTTCAAATAATCGATCAACTGGCGCAACTGCTCCGCGTTGGTGATCCGCTGTACCGGCATCTTGGTCCCCGGCAGCATCACGTCGGGCCCGTCGTCGAACAGGCGGAACAGGGTCGCCTCGTCCCAGACGAAGGTTCCCTTTTCGAGGGCGGCGGAATAGCGGTAATCGTCGACCGAGCCCACTTTCCGGCCGAACAACCCGGCGAGATGCGGACCCGATTTATTCGCGCCGTCCGCGGTCAGGGAATGGCAGCGAGCACACTTGGGAAACAGCTTGGCGCCCGGATGCGGATCGGTAAGCCACGGTTGCGCTTCGTCCGGGGTTTCGGCGGCCAAGCCGATCCGGTCACCGGTCTCCAGATGCCACACGCGGGCGCTGCCGTCGGAAGCGGCGGTGACGACAAAGCGGCCGTCGGGCGACGGGGCCACTCCCCAAATCTGACTGTCGTGCGCCTTGATTTCGCGTTCTACTTTTCCGTCGGCGAGCGCGAAGATGGTTACGATCCCGTCGCGTCCCGCCGATGCCGCCCGCCGCCCGTCGGGAAGAAACGCAACCGCGTACACCTGAACCTCGTGATGGCGAAAAGCGGCGATTTCAGACCCTTGCTCCGCATCCCACAGGCGCACGGTCCGATCGATTCCGGCCGACAACAGCCGTTTTCCGTCCGGCGAAACCGCAAGGTGGGTGACCCCACGTTCGTGGCCGGAGAACTTGCCCTTGAGCTCGCCGCTAGCCCGATCCCAAAGCCACAAAAATCCGTCGTGGCCGGCGGCAGCGATGCGCGAGCCGCCGGCGGCAAAGACGACCGCGTTCATCGGTTCCGTGGTCGTCAGAACGGCTCCCGCACGGCCGTCGCGGGCGTCCCAAAGCCGCACGGTGCGATCCCAACCGGCGGTGGCGATCCAGCGCCCGTCGCGCGACACGGCAACACCCATGGTCTTGTGCCGATGGCCCTCGAACCGAAACGCCGGCTTGCCGGTGGCGAGATTCCAAACGATCGCGCCGTCGTCGCTCGCGCTGACCGCGCGCCCGGCATCGACAAAGGCGATTGCATTGACGGGACCGGCGTGCCCATCGAGCACCAGCAATTCCGACTGTTCGCCGAAATCCCAAAGCCTCGCCGAGTAATCGAAGCTGCCGGTGGCAATCCGCCGTCCATCCGGTGAAACCGCGACCGCGCGCACGATTCCGCCGTGTCCAACCAAATCGGCACGGACAGCCGAGGTCGGCACGAGCGACGCGATCAGGAAAACGGCCCCCCAAAGCGCACTCGTGGCAACGCGTGTCGCGACGCGTGTCGGTTTCGCCGCCGTTCGGAATTCACTACCCATGACCGGAATATCGCCGCTCACCCTTCATCTGCACAGACCCCTTTTCCGAGCTGCAATCGCGCCGCGGATATCGCATGCTGCCGCGAAAGAACCCCGGCGATTCTGGAAAACGTAATATTGCGATGCAGCATGAATATTGCGGTGCATTATTGTCCACCGGGATATTGTGTTTTTCCATCCACCTTGGTCGTCTAGATGAAAATGGCACACGCCCGCAAAAACGGATTATTTTTCACGTGCTTTCAATATGTTTTCGATTAGACCCACTCGAGCAAAAATCATATCTGCTAATAAAGCGGCAAATCCGGAAATCATTGGTTATGGCGGTGCACCATAACTTGATGATTTTTCTATGGTATATGACTTTCATGTTTATTAGTTTGAGTTGATGGAAATGCGGTGTGCTCGCCCTCAGGCGCGAACACATCGACGTACACAAATCACATAGAGCGAATCCAAAGGGCCCTCCATGGACACCACGCCGACCGCCCCTGCCAAGCTGCATGCAATCCAATCCAATGCCCGCCGCGCCAGCGAGCTGCTCAAGGCCATGAGCAACCAACACCGCCTGATGATCTTGTGCCAACTGGTTCCGGGTGAAAAAAGCGTCGGCGAACTCGAACGCATCATCGGCCTCAGCCAATCGGCCTTGTCGCAGCATCTAGCCCGGCTTCGCCGCGACAACATGGTCAAGACTCGGCGCGTCGCGCAAACGATCTATTATTCGCTCAACGGCGAAGAGGCGAGCGCGGTGATCGAAACCCTCTACGGACTTTATTGCGGCTCGGCCGCCACCCTGACGATCGAAAACCCGAACGAAGCGCCGCGCACGGTCACGATGCGCTGATCAGAACGGATTCGCCGCTTGGCGGAACACGCGGACCCCGTCCGCGCGCGATTCGCGCGTCAACGCCCCCTCGCTTGCCAGCCAATGAACGTGGGCCAGCGCCTCGCCGATGGCGAACATCAGTTGGTGCGAGTCGAGTTCCCGCGCAAACAGATTTCGCAGAACGTCCGTCCCGCTCGCGGGGGCCGCGCACGCGTCCCAGGTGCGCTGGAGGCGCGAGCGATGGTGGTCCGCCAGTTCGTCTAATCGCCAAGCCAAGCCCCGAAACGGCCGGTCGTGACTCGGCAAAACGAGAATGTCGTCGGGGAGCCCGCGAAACTTCCCGAGCGATTCGAGATAGAGGGCAAGCGGATTGGCGTCCGGCTCGTGCGGCCATACCGCGATGTTGGGGCTGATCCGCGGCAAAATCTGATCGCCGGAAATCAGCACCTTGAGTTCGCCGCACCATAGGCATGCATGCTCGGGCGAATGGCCGAGGCCGACGATTACGCGCCAACCTCGCCCGCCGACCACGATCGTCTCGCCTTCACGGTAGTGGCGGATCGCGAGCGGAATCGGTGATACCGATTGGGCATAGCGGCCGCGCCGGCTGTTCGCCGCCGCGAGTTGCGCGGCATCGAATCCCGCGACGCGGTAAAATTCGACTGCGGCGGCGTGCGTCGCATCAGTCTGATCGAGAGTCAGCATGCGCGCAAAGGCCCACTCCGCGAGCGGCATCCACACTTCGGCTCCGGTGCGTTCGCGGAGCCACCCCGCCAAGCCGACGTGATCGGGATGAAAATGGGTAACGATGACCCGTTTCAGGGGCTTGCCGGCGAGGCGCGTGGCGAAAATGCGTTCCCAAGCGTCCCGGACTTCGGGCCGGGCAATGCCGGTGTCCACCGCCGTCCAGCCGTCGCCGTCTTCCAACAGCCAAAGATTGATGTGGTCGAGCTTGAAGGGCAGCGGCATCCGATGCCAATGAACGCCGGGCGCGACTTCACGCGTTTCCGCGGTCGCGGGAACGCCTTCGAACGCATAACGGCTCAAATGAGTATCGGGCATGGATCCGGCGCGCCGTAATAAAGCGGCGGGTCACCATAGAAAAGCCCAACCTAGGGGACAACCCTAAAGAACGTCAGTTCGCCTTGCCGCCGGTCGGGATCGGACGCTCCTGGGTCACGATCCATCGCAATTCCTCCTTGATCATGTCGAGGTGCCGCGACGGTTCCGCCTTGAGCACCGCGCCGATAATCCCGAGCCGGACCGTATTCGGCATGCGTTGGAAATTTTCGAGCAGCAGGAACTTGATGCTCGGACGAATGTTGGGCGACAGCAGCAGGCTCAGCACCAGTTTCTTGCGTATTTCGTTGCGCAGATTGCCCGCTTCGGTCAGGTCGAAGAACTCGCGCACGAACTGGCGCGGCGCGATCGATCCCTCGAGCAGCGATTGAAGATTCTGGCGCAACGCCAGGGTAAATTCCTCCCGGGTGTTGATGATGACACGGGACGCCTGGCGGCGCACCTCGGCGATCATTTCCGGGCTGAAGGCATTGGCGGTGATCATTTCCACGCATCGGCGCACGATGTCGTGGCGCGTCGATTCGCCCATCACCTGGAACAATCCGCCGATCAGGCGGCTCTTGGGCCCGAGCGGGCTCATGCGTGTCGCCGCGGCTAGCGCCATAGGCGCTTCCGGATCGCGGGTAGCGACCATCGCGAGCGGCAATGGATCGTCAAAATCGCGCAGATCGAGATTGTGGTTCATCAGATATTCGGGCAACAGGATGCGCGCGCGTTCGCCCGGAACACAGAGCGGCTCGCCTTTGCGATAATCTTCCTTGATGCGCAGCGCGGCCTTGAGGCCGTCCTGGGTGATGCCGAGCGAAGACGCCATGGTTTCATTCCCTTGCGCTTGTGCCACCGTTGTTCGGTCGGCGGGGCGTGTTGCGCGCGTCATGGTCTTCGGTACCGTCGCCAGAGATTGCCCGTAAACGACCCGACGCTTTCGGGCTCATTAGGGCCGAAACGTCGTTAACAATGGTTTAATGACGGGCCGACCGAAGGTAAACTAGATTTTGCGGACAGATCGAACTGGGCCACTATATCCTGCAGAAACCATGACCCTCCGCATCGGCATAGACCTTGGCGGAACCAAAATCGAGGGAATCGCCCTGAGCGCCGAAGGCCGGGAACTGGCCCGGTGCCGGGTCCCGACTCCGGCTGCCGATTACGCCGGGATCGTCCGCGCTATCGCCGAGATGATCCGGGGTCTCGAGCGCGATGCCGGCGGTGACTCATCGTTCGTCGGCGTCGGAATTCCGGGCGCCGTTTCGCCCGCCACCGGCTTGATCAAGAACGCCAACTCCACGTGTTTGATCGGCCACGCCCTTGACGCCGACATCGCCCGCGCCACGGGCCGGCGGGTTCGGCTGACCAACGATGCCAATTGCTTCATCGTTTCGGAAGCCGCCGACGGCGCGGCGGCGGGTGCGCGGGTTGCGTTCGGCGTGATTCTCGGCACCGGGGTCGGCGGCGGCATCGCCATCGACGGCCGCGCCTGGGGCGGCCCCAACGCCATCGCCGGCGAATGGGGGCACAATCCCCTGCCGTGGCCCGAACCGGAGGAATTGCCCGGATCACGTTGCTACTGCGGCAAGCACGGGTGTATCGAAACATTCCTTTCGGGACCGGGATTGGCCCGCGATCACACCTTCCATACCGGCGAAACATTGACGGCCGAGGCGATCGTCGCCCGCGCCGCCGACGGCGATCCGCAGGCCGAGGCAACGCTCGTCCGCCACGAACAACGACTCGCCCGGGCGCTCGCGACCGTCATCAACATGCTCGATCCGGAGGTGATCGTCCTCGGCGGCGGCCTCTCGTCCATCACCCGCTTTTACGAGAACGTGCCGCGCCTATGGCAACGATGGGTGTTCTCCGACCAGGCCGACACTCCCCTCCGCCAAAGCCGCCACGGCCCCGCCAGCGGCGTGCGCGGCGCCGCGTGGCTATGGCCGATTTAGAAAAAATTAGAAATTTTTTTCATCAATTATTAGAAATTTCCGATGCCGTTATCTCCTTGGTCGCACGGCAACAATTTCCCGACTAGGCAATTATTGCCGGGAACAACGGGGGCCGGGGCCCGAAAATGTTAGTATTTCGTTAACCTCCCGTTGGCACGCTCGTTGCTGTTCCTCGAAGGCGGAGCGATCCCCGCCACGGATGGAGGTACCGCAATCCATGTCCCAAAACGAGCGCCATTTCGCCCCGGCATCCGACCGGCCTTCACGGCCGACGTTCTCCGTTTCGCCCGAGCCGGGCGACGGGGACGCCGTCTATCGGGCCGTCACCGCCTTGCGCGCCGATCCGCAGTTGACGTCCTTTGCCCTTGCCCCGGATTTCTATCTCGCCGCCGCCAACCCCTTCCCGGGCGACGACGAGCCTTTGCGCTAATCAAGGATCTACTACCGTGACCGTCCTGACCCTTCGCGCTTCCGCCGCCGTTGCCGCCAACGACACCAAGCCCGCGAACGAGCCGCCGTCCCTCGCCGCCAGCATCGAGCGGATCGCCGAAGCCCTGCGGGCGAACCCACCACGGGGCGCCGAGGCGGCACAGTCACCGGCGGTGCGCGCCGCGCTCGAAGGCGCGCTGGTCGCCGCTACGTCCGCGGATCAGCGTTTCGACGATCTCGTTCGTCGTCTCGATCAACTCGAATCGCTCGCCGTCACCGACCCCCTGACCGGCCTTCTCAACCGGCGCGGATTCGAGCGCGAGATGGAACGGGCGCTCGCCACCGCCCGCCGTCACCTCGACGTCGGCGTGCTCGTCTACATCGATCTCGACGGATTCAAGCCGATCAACGACACCCTCGGTCACGCTGCCGGCGACGAAGTCCTGAAGCGCGTGGCGCAGATCCTGGTCGAGAACGTCCGCGAATCCGATCGCGTCGCCCGCGTCGGCGGTGACGAGTTCGTAGTGCTGCTCACCCGTACCAATCGCGAGGGCGGGCTCGCCCGCGCCGAGACATTGAACGGCCTCGTCAACTGCGCGCTCGTCTCCTGGCAGGGGCGCCTGATCCCGATCCGCGCCAGCTTCGGCTTCCAGGCCTACGGCGGCGAAGACAGCGCCGACATCCTGCTCGCCCGCGCCGACGAGGCGATGTACACCGTCAAGAAGGTGCGCGGCGAGGCGCACGGGCGCAACCGCCGCCGCCTGTAGTTCCCGGGCCAGGAGCGCATGATGCTCCGAGCCATCGCATCCGCCGCGATTCCACCCGAATCCGACTCCATCCTCGCACCGGCCCAAGCCCGCCGCGACTTGATCCCGCTTGCCGGGGCGCCACTGCCGGTTCCGGCGGCGCCGGACCTGGAGCCCACCCAACCCGAGCCGTCGAGGCCTGCGCGCGCGTTCGATCCCCGCGCGGCCAGCCCACGGGAAATGGCGAAACGCAGCCTCGATCTCTACGCCGAGGGCCTGCTCGAATGGGAGGACCAAGCCGCCCTCGCCTTCCAGTCGGAACTGCACCCCGATTACAACCGCACGGTCGGCGCGTTGCTGCAAACCAGGGCCGCGCCCGACGAACCGCGCGACTTCGTTGCCGAATGGGAGCGCCGCCTCGTCTTCGAGCTGCGCTACAACCCCGAGAACGATCAATCGGTCGCCCGCACCCGGCGCATCCTGCGCGCGCTGCGCCGCGCCGCCGGGGAAGCGGACGACGTGTCGGTCTAGCGCCTAACCCTCGCGCATCCAGCTGCCCTGGTCGGTCTGGCGCCAGTAGGCGAGCACATGCCCCGCCTCCTTGTACGCCGTCCAGCGCACTCGCGCCTTCTCAACCGCGTCCGGATCATTGCCGTCGAATAGTTCAAAGCAGCGCTCGTACTCCGCCACCCGCGCCGAGGTCGCGCCATCGGCAAGGAACAGAAATTGCGCCCCGTTCGGATTTTCATCCGCGCCGGTCAGCCACACCGGCTGATCGGCGGCGTTGCCGTCGGCGGCGCTGCCGTGCGGCAGCCACGATTCCGGATCGTACGTCCACAGCACCGAGTTGAGCGCCTCGATCCGCTCCGGCGCGCCGACCATCACCACCGCCCGCTTGCCCGCCGCCAGGGTCTTGACGAGCAGCGCGGGCAAGGCCGCTTCCAGCGTCGACCGTTGCAGGTGATAGAAGGCGACCTCGGTCATTCGTAGAAATCCGCCACCATGCGATCGAGCAGCCGCACCCCGAAGCCGGTGCCGCCCTTCGGTATCGTCGGTTTCTCCTTGTTGGTCCAGGCCATGCCGGCGATGTCGAGGTGCGCCCACGGCGTCTTGTCGACAAAGCGTTGCAGGAACTGCGCCGCCGTGATGCTGCCGGCGTCGCGCGAGCCCGAGATGTTCTTCATGTCGGCGACGTCCGAATCCATCATCTTGTCGTAAGCGGGATCGAGCGGCATCCGCCATACCCGCTCGCCGACCTTGCCGCCGGCCTCGATCAGGCGCGCCGCCAGCTCCTCGTCGTTGGCGTAGAGCCCCGCGTATTCATGGCCGAGGGCGACCACGATCGCGCCGGTCAGCGTCGCGAGATCGATCATCAGCCGCGGCTTGAACCGGGTCTTGCCGTACCACAGCACGTCGGAGAGCACGAGGCGCCCTTCGGCGTCGGTGTTCTGAATCTCGATCGTCTGCCCGGACATGGACTTGACGATGTCGCCCGGACGCTGGGCGTTGCCGTCGGGCATGTTCTCGACCAACCCGACCAGGCCGACCACGTGCGCCCTAGATTTGCGCCCGGCGATCGCCTTCATGGC
It encodes:
- a CDS encoding leucyl aminopeptidase, with protein sequence GSAKESKLVVMEWKGAGAAKAKKGKESGPVALIGKGVTFDTGGISLKPGAGMEEMKWDMGGAGAVIGAMKAIAGRKSRAHVVGLVGLVENMPDGNAQRPGDIVKSMSGQTIEIQNTDAEGRLVLSDVLWYGKTRFKPRLMIDLATLTGAIVVALGHEYAGLYANDEELAARLIEAGGKVGERVWRMPLDPAYDKMMDSDVADMKNISGSRDAGSITAAQFLQRFVDKTPWAHLDIAGMAWTNKEKPTIPKGGTGFGVRLLDRMVADFYE
- a CDS encoding GGDEF domain-containing protein, whose protein sequence is MVAATSADQRFDDLVRRLDQLESLAVTDPLTGLLNRRGFEREMERALATARRHLDVGVLVYIDLDGFKPINDTLGHAAGDEVLKRVAQILVENVRESDRVARVGGDEFVVLLTRTNREGGLARAETLNGLVNCALVSWQGRLIPIRASFGFQAYGGEDSADILLARADEAMYTVKKVRGEAHGRNRRRL
- a CDS encoding DNA polymerase III subunit chi, which translates into the protein MTEVAFYHLQRSTLEAALPALLVKTLAAGKRAVVMVGAPERIEALNSVLWTYDPESWLPHGSAADGNAADQPVWLTGADENPNGAQFLFLADGATSARVAEYERCFELFDGNDPDAVEKARVRWTAYKEAGHVLAYWRQTDQGSWMREG